Proteins from one Sarcophilus harrisii chromosome 2, mSarHar1.11, whole genome shotgun sequence genomic window:
- the SLC6A7 gene encoding sodium-dependent proline transporter, whose product MKRRQASHLGEPVTPDLLMTPSDQGDGDLEIDFTADRGNWTGKLDFLLSCIGYCVGLGNVWRFPYRAYTNGGGAFLVPYFIMLTICGIPLFFLELSLGQFSSLGPLAVWKISPLFKGVGVAMLIIVSLVAIYYNMIIAYVLFYLFASLTSHLPWQHCGNWWNTDLCLDHHAMREANSTMPLNLSNTVSPSEEYWSRYVLHIQGSTGIGDPGEIQWKLCLCLLLSWVIVFLCILKGVKSSGKVVYFTATFPYLILLMLLIRGLTLQGAWRGIQFYLTPQFDHLLTSKVWIEAALQIFYSLGVGFGGLLTFASYNTFHQNIYRDTFIVTLGNAITSILAGFAIFSVLGYMSQELGVPVDQVAKAGPGLAFVVYPQAMTMLPLSPFWSFLFFFMLLTLGLDSQFAFLETIVTALTDEFPYYLRPKKAIFSGTICVAMFLMGLILTTDGGMYWLVLLDDYSAGFGLMVVVITTCLTVTRVYGIQRFCRDIHMMLGFKPGLYFKACWMFLSPATLMALLVYSIVKYQPSEYGTYRFPYWAELLGILMGLLSCIVIPACMLTAVLREEGTLWERIQQASRPAMDWGPSLEENRTGMYVATLAGSQSPKPLMVHMRKYGGVTSFENTAIEVDREIEEEESMM is encoded by the exons ATGAAGCGGCGCCAGGCATCCCACCTGGGCGAG CCTGTGACCCCAGATCTACTGATGACCCCTAGCGATCAGGGTGATGGAGACCTGGAAATAGACTTCACTGCAGATCGTGGAAATTGGACAGGGAAACTGGACTTCCTCCTCTCCTGCATCGGCTATTGCGTAGGCCTAGGCAATGTCTGGCGCTTCCCTTATCGTGCTTACACCAACGGAGGAG GTGCCTTTCTTGTTCCCTATTTCATCATGTTGACCATCTGTGGCATCCCCCTCTTCTTCCTGGAGCTCTCTCTGGGCCAGTTCTCTAGCTTGGGTCCACTTGCTGTCTGGAAGATCAGCCCTCTCTTCAAAG GTGTTGGCGTGGCCATGCTCATCATCGTCTCCCTGGTGGCCATCTATTACAACATGATCATCGCCTACGTCTTGTTCTACCTCTTCGCCTCCCTAACCAGCCACTTGCCCTGGCAGCACTGTGGTAACTGGTGGAACACAGACCTCTGCCTGGACCACCATGCAATGAGAGAAGCCAATAGCACGATGCCCCTCAACCTCTCTAACACCGTCAGCCCCAGCGAGGAGTACTGGAG CCGATATGTTCTCCACATCCAAGGGAGTACAGGCATCGGAGATCCAGGTGAGATTCAATGGAaactctgtctctgcctcttacTCTCATGGGTCATCGTCTTCCTCTGCATCCTCAAGGGAGTAAAATCCTCTGGCAAG GTAGTGTATTTTACAGCCACCTTCCCATACCTCATCCTTCTCATGCTGCTAATTCGGGGACTGACACTTCAAGGTGCCTGGCGAGGAATCCAGTTCTATCTCACACCCCAGTTTGATCACCTTCTAACCTCCAAG GTATGGATTGAGGCAGCCTTGCAGATCTTCTATTCTCTGGGGGTGGGCTTTGGGGGCCTCCTTACCTTTGCCTCTTACAACACCTTTCACCAAAATATCTACAG aGACACATTCATTGTTACCTTGGGCAATGCAATCACCAGCATTCTGGCTGGTTTTGCCATCTTCTCTGTGCTGGGATACATGTCTCAGGAGCTGGGAGTCCCTGTGGACCAAGTGGCCAAAGCAG GGCCTGGCCTGGCTTTTGTGGTCTACCCCCAGGCTATGACGATGCTCCCCCTGTCACCTTTCtggtcttttctcttctttttcatgcTGCTGACCCTTGGCCTGGACAGTCAG TTTGCCTTCCTAGAAACTATCGTAACAGCTTTGACGGATGAATTTCCTTACTACCTTCGGCCCAAGAAGGCCATCTTCTCCGGGACCATCTGTGTGGCTATGTTTCTGATGGGCCTCATTCTCACCACAGAC GGAGGCATGTACTGGTTGGTCCTGCTGGATGACTACAGTGCTGGCTTTGGACTCATGGTGGTGGTGATCACAACCTGCCTCACGGTCACCCGGGTGTATG gTATCCAAAGGTTTTGTCGGGATATTCACATGATGCTGGGCTTCAAACCTGGTCTGTATTTTAAGGCCTGTTGGATGTTCCTGTCTCCAGCCACCCTGATG GCGCTGCTGGTATATAGCATTGTGAAATACCAACCCTCGGAATATGGCACTTACCGGTTCCCATACTGGGCAGAGCTCCTGGGCATCCTGATGGGCCTCCTGTCTTGTATAGTGATTCCTGCTTGCATGCTAACTGCTGTGCTCAGGGAAGAAGGGACACTGTGGGAG AGGATCCAGCAAGCCAGTCGACCAGCCATGGACTGGGGTCCTTCTCTGGAGGAGAACAGGACAGGCATGTATGTGGCCACCCTGGCAGGTAGCCAGTCCCCCAAGCCTTTGATGGTCCACATGAGGAAATATGGTGGCGTCACCAGCTTTGAGAACACAGCCATTGAAGTGGACCGGGAGATCGAAGAAGAGGAATCCATGATGTGA